In one Chryseobacterium camelliae genomic region, the following are encoded:
- the recR gene encoding recombination mediator RecR, with protein MDYPSKVLAKAVDEISGLPGIGRKTALRLALHLLKQPASRATSLGNALINLVNEIKYCKDCHNFSDFEICEICSNDKRSDETICIVEDVRDVIAIENTGKYTGKYLILGGKISPMEGVGPHQLNIPSIERKLNEGSVKELIFALSATMEGDTTAYYIYKKFKNFKVNFSSIARGISVGDELEYADEISLGRSIINRLPYNEKD; from the coding sequence ATGGATTATCCAAGTAAAGTTTTAGCGAAAGCAGTAGATGAAATTTCCGGGCTCCCCGGAATCGGAAGGAAAACGGCCTTGAGACTGGCGTTACATCTATTGAAGCAGCCTGCTTCCAGAGCGACAAGTCTGGGCAATGCTCTGATTAATCTTGTGAATGAAATAAAGTATTGTAAAGACTGCCACAATTTTTCTGATTTTGAGATCTGTGAAATATGCAGCAACGATAAACGCAGTGATGAAACCATCTGTATCGTAGAAGATGTACGAGATGTAATCGCAATTGAAAATACCGGAAAATATACCGGGAAATATCTTATTCTTGGTGGAAAAATATCTCCGATGGAAGGAGTGGGGCCTCATCAACTAAATATTCCGAGTATTGAAAGGAAGCTGAATGAAGGAAGTGTGAAGGAACTTATTTTTGCGTTAAGCGCAACCATGGAAGGTGATACTACGGCGTACTATATTTATAAAAAATTTAAAAATTTTAAAGTAAATTTCTCCAGTATTGCCAGAGGGATTTCCGTAGGCGACGAGCTGGAATATGCAGATGAAATTTCTCTAGGAAGGTCGATTATCAACCGATTGCCTTACAACGAAAAGGATTAA
- a CDS encoding glycosyltransferase family 2 protein, producing MNMKLSIIIVNYNVTRLLKNCLLSIQKYLEDVDHEVIVIDNASTDTSWGDLIPEFPKVRFITSSVNEGFAKANNKAVQAAAGEYLLILNPDTEIEGSYMREILDFADSKINFGCLGVRMHDAKGNFLPESKRSVPDMFNSFEKLFTNFKSKDSKSYYRNDISEFEIADVEVITGAFCLIKKVVYKKIGGFDETYFMYGEDIDLCYTLLNNGYQNYYYGKVSILHHKGESTIKDEVYLERFYGAMQIFISKYYQKSKPLQYSLLKAGLKLRYKLERIKLK from the coding sequence ATTAATATGAAACTGTCAATTATTATTGTCAATTACAATGTAACCCGGTTACTGAAAAACTGTCTTTTGTCTATTCAGAAATATCTGGAAGATGTAGATCATGAAGTAATTGTGATTGATAATGCTTCTACGGATACTTCGTGGGGAGATCTTATTCCTGAATTTCCGAAAGTTCGCTTTATTACCTCTTCTGTTAACGAAGGTTTTGCAAAGGCTAATAATAAGGCAGTACAAGCGGCAGCGGGAGAATATTTGCTAATTCTTAATCCGGATACTGAAATAGAAGGAAGCTATATGCGGGAAATCCTTGATTTTGCGGATTCTAAAATAAATTTCGGATGTCTTGGGGTGAGAATGCATGATGCAAAAGGAAATTTTTTACCGGAAAGCAAACGCTCGGTTCCAGATATGTTTAATTCTTTTGAAAAGCTTTTTACCAATTTTAAAAGCAAAGATTCAAAGTCGTATTACCGGAATGATATTTCAGAATTTGAAATTGCTGATGTGGAGGTAATTACAGGCGCTTTCTGTCTTATAAAGAAAGTGGTTTATAAAAAAATAGGAGGATTTGATGAAACCTATTTTATGTACGGTGAAGATATTGATTTGTGCTATACTCTTTTGAATAACGGCTACCAAAACTATTACTATGGTAAAGTTTCCATTCTCCATCATAAAGGAGAAAGTACGATAAAAGATGAAGTCTATCTCGAACGATTCTATGGAGCTATGCAGATCTTTATTTCCAAGTATTATCAAAAATCAAAGCCGCTGCAGTATTCTTTACTTAAAGCAGGTTTAAAGCTGAGATATAAGCTAGAGCGGATCAAACTGAAATAA
- a CDS encoding M16 family metallopeptidase translates to MKKRLLSVAAAAFFGTALNAQQIKFEEYDLPNGLHVILHQDNSAPVVTTGVMYHVGAKDEVKGRTGFAHFFEHLLFEGTPNIKRGEWFKIVSSNGGQNNANTTNDRTYYYETFPSNNEQLGLWMESERMRQAVINQIGVDTQREVVKEEKRLRMDNQPYGNLFTTVQKNLFTNHPYNWPTIGSMEDLNSAKLDEFIAFYKKYYVPNNATLVVAGDIKPEQTKKWIEEYYGGIPKGTVYPKNFPKDEPITKEREVTATDPNIQLPAYIFAYRTPGNKEKDAYVLDMLSSYLSSGKSSVLYKKLVDQEKKALQVSAFNQGLEDYGIFAFFAIPMGQTTKQTLQADIDNEIKKLQTTLISDEDYQKLQNQFENQFVNQNSSIQGIASSLATYRVLNGDTNLINKEIDIYRSITKQDLQNAAKKYLNSNQRVIINYVPEKK, encoded by the coding sequence TGCAGCGGCTTTCTTCGGAACGGCTTTGAACGCGCAACAAATTAAATTTGAAGAATATGACTTGCCAAATGGTCTTCACGTAATTTTACATCAGGATAATTCTGCACCGGTTGTAACGACAGGTGTAATGTACCACGTAGGTGCAAAGGATGAAGTAAAAGGAAGAACGGGTTTTGCTCACTTCTTCGAGCACCTTTTATTTGAAGGAACACCAAACATCAAAAGAGGTGAATGGTTTAAGATTGTTTCTTCAAACGGGGGACAAAACAACGCTAACACTACAAATGACAGAACGTATTACTATGAAACCTTCCCTTCAAACAACGAGCAATTGGGTCTTTGGATGGAATCTGAAAGAATGCGTCAGGCTGTTATCAACCAAATAGGTGTAGACACTCAGAGAGAAGTCGTAAAAGAAGAGAAAAGACTAAGAATGGACAACCAGCCTTACGGAAATCTTTTCACTACAGTACAGAAAAATTTGTTCACCAATCACCCATACAACTGGCCGACAATTGGCTCTATGGAAGATTTGAATTCAGCAAAACTAGACGAATTCATTGCATTCTATAAGAAATATTACGTTCCTAATAATGCTACTTTAGTGGTTGCAGGAGACATCAAACCTGAACAGACTAAAAAGTGGATCGAAGAATATTACGGAGGAATTCCAAAAGGAACGGTTTACCCTAAGAATTTCCCTAAGGATGAGCCTATCACAAAAGAAAGAGAAGTAACGGCTACCGATCCGAACATCCAGCTTCCGGCTTATATTTTTGCGTACAGAACTCCGGGTAACAAAGAGAAAGATGCTTATGTTTTAGATATGCTTTCTTCTTATTTGAGCAGCGGAAAATCGTCTGTTCTTTACAAAAAACTGGTAGACCAGGAGAAAAAAGCGCTTCAGGTTTCTGCTTTCAACCAGGGGCTTGAAGACTACGGAATTTTTGCATTCTTTGCCATCCCAATGGGACAGACAACGAAGCAGACCTTACAGGCAGATATTGATAATGAAATCAAAAAGCTTCAGACGACTTTGATTTCTGATGAAGATTACCAAAAACTTCAGAATCAGTTTGAAAACCAGTTTGTAAACCAAAATTCAAGTATTCAGGGAATTGCGTCTTCATTAGCAACGTATAGAGTTTTGAACGGAGATACCAACCTTATCAACAAAGAAATTGACATCTACAGATCTATTACAAAACAAGATCTTCAGAATGCTGCTAAAAAATATTTGAATTCGAATCAAAGAGTAATCATCAATTACGTACCTGAAAAAAAATAG
- a CDS encoding M16 family metallopeptidase, translating to MKKQLTYIAAAFLFSGMVSAQKIDINAMPKPGPTPAINIAKPKTFQLKNGLTVMVVENNKLPRVNMSLSMDRQPYYEGAVTGVSEIMADQLGNGTTTLSKDEFNKKVDFLGANLNFSSAGASSNSLSKYFPEILTLMSDAIINPKFSADEIKNSKDRAIEGLKSEEKNASSIAGKVSNALTYGKNTSRGEFESVESINKIQLADVQNIYQKYYAPDNAYLVIVGDVKFDQVKPMVEKAFGNWKKANTKFAALEPASNVAKTEINVVDVPSAVQSVVSVGNINTLKMKDANYFPATIANYILGGGGEARLFMNLREKNGFTYGAYSSMSPSKYSPEFSAEASVRNEVTDKAVVEFMKELNGISTIKPEELANAKAKLKGSFIMSLEQPATIARFAVSQKIQDLPADFYTNYLKSIDKVTAADVSNAVKATILPNQSRIFIAGKASDISEGLEKLGYPVKYFDKEANPVAKPTVQKVDANVSVASIADKYISAIGGKANLTKISSYTMNASMSMQGQNIDFKTIKAQGGKESTIVSMMGQTMQKQVFDGKTGYSEQMGKKIDMKPEQIAEKQKNTELFEELGFAKLTDYKVAGIEKIAGEDSYAVKGGDTTYYYSVKTGLKTGETKTVKAQGQEMSIPTTFSNYKDVNGVKMPYTISVNQMGMDMTMEVKSYEVNQAKDSDFK from the coding sequence ATGAAAAAGCAATTAACATATATAGCAGCAGCATTTTTATTCTCAGGAATGGTTTCTGCACAAAAAATTGATATTAATGCAATGCCAAAACCAGGACCTACTCCTGCCATCAACATTGCAAAACCAAAAACGTTCCAACTAAAGAACGGTCTTACGGTAATGGTTGTTGAAAACAATAAGTTACCAAGAGTGAACATGAGCCTTTCTATGGACAGACAGCCTTATTATGAAGGAGCTGTAACAGGAGTAAGCGAAATCATGGCAGACCAGCTTGGAAACGGAACAACGACTTTAAGCAAAGATGAATTCAACAAAAAAGTGGATTTCTTAGGAGCAAACTTAAACTTTTCTTCTGCAGGAGCGTCTTCTAATTCACTTTCAAAATATTTCCCTGAAATCCTGACTTTAATGTCTGATGCCATCATCAATCCTAAATTTTCGGCAGATGAAATTAAAAACTCTAAGGACAGAGCCATTGAAGGTTTAAAAAGCGAAGAGAAAAACGCTTCATCTATCGCGGGTAAAGTTTCCAACGCTTTAACGTATGGAAAAAACACTTCGAGAGGTGAATTCGAATCTGTTGAATCAATCAATAAAATTCAGCTTGCGGATGTTCAAAATATCTATCAGAAATATTATGCTCCGGACAATGCTTATTTAGTAATTGTAGGAGATGTTAAATTTGACCAGGTAAAGCCAATGGTTGAAAAAGCTTTCGGAAACTGGAAAAAGGCAAATACAAAATTTGCAGCTTTAGAGCCGGCTTCCAATGTAGCTAAAACTGAAATCAATGTTGTAGATGTTCCTTCTGCTGTACAATCAGTAGTTTCTGTAGGGAATATCAATACGTTGAAGATGAAAGACGCAAATTATTTCCCTGCAACGATCGCTAACTACATTCTTGGTGGTGGTGGTGAAGCTAGACTTTTCATGAATCTTCGTGAGAAAAACGGTTTCACATATGGCGCTTACTCAAGCATGAGCCCAAGCAAATATTCTCCTGAATTCTCTGCAGAAGCGAGTGTAAGAAATGAAGTTACCGATAAAGCAGTAGTAGAATTCATGAAGGAACTTAACGGTATTTCTACTATTAAACCTGAAGAGCTTGCCAATGCAAAAGCAAAATTAAAAGGAAGCTTCATCATGTCTTTGGAGCAACCTGCAACGATTGCAAGATTTGCTGTAAGCCAAAAAATTCAGGATTTGCCTGCTGATTTCTATACAAACTATCTAAAATCTATCGATAAGGTAACTGCTGCAGACGTTTCAAACGCTGTAAAAGCTACAATCTTACCAAACCAAAGCAGAATTTTCATCGCTGGTAAAGCATCTGATATTTCTGAAGGATTGGAAAAATTAGGTTATCCTGTAAAATATTTTGATAAAGAAGCTAATCCGGTTGCAAAACCTACTGTACAAAAAGTTGACGCTAATGTAAGTGTAGCTTCTATTGCTGATAAATACATCAGCGCAATCGGAGGAAAAGCAAATTTGACTAAGATTTCTTCTTACACAATGAATGCTTCTATGTCTATGCAAGGGCAGAATATTGACTTTAAAACCATTAAAGCTCAAGGCGGAAAGGAATCAACGATCGTATCTATGATGGGTCAGACTATGCAAAAGCAGGTATTTGACGGAAAAACCGGTTATTCTGAGCAAATGGGTAAGAAAATCGATATGAAACCTGAGCAAATTGCTGAAAAGCAAAAGAACACTGAGCTTTTCGAAGAATTAGGCTTTGCAAAATTAACGGATTACAAAGTAGCCGGAATTGAAAAAATTGCAGGTGAAGATTCTTACGCTGTTAAAGGAGGTGATACAACTTACTACTACAGTGTAAAAACAGGATTAAAAACCGGAGAAACTAAAACGGTAAAAGCTCAGGGCCAGGAAATGAGCATTCCTACAACATTCTCTAATTACAAGGATGTGAACGGTGTGAAAATGCCTTACACGATCTCGGTAAACCAAATGGGAATGGATATGACTATGGAAGTAAAATCATACGAAGTAAACCAGGCTAAAGATTCTGATTTTAAATAA
- the secG gene encoding preprotein translocase subunit SecG — MDTIFTLLMVLIMIASILLTIVVMAQNPKGGGLSSTFGGASSAQFGVQRTNDFMEKATWTLGAVIIVLILISVVITGKPSQTAPATQQPVKKEAPAQQSAPASQSTTPVAPTK, encoded by the coding sequence ATGGATACTATATTTACACTATTGATGGTTCTTATTATGATTGCCAGTATTTTATTGACAATTGTTGTTATGGCTCAAAATCCTAAAGGTGGGGGTCTTTCCAGTACATTCGGAGGGGCATCTTCTGCTCAGTTTGGAGTACAGAGAACCAATGATTTTATGGAAAAAGCAACCTGGACATTAGGAGCAGTAATTATTGTTCTTATCCTGATCAGCGTTGTAATCACAGGGAAGCCTTCTCAAACAGCTCCGGCTACACAACAGCCCGTGAAAAAAGAAGCTCCTGCACAACAATCTGCACCGGCTTCTCAATCTACAACTCCGGTAGCTCCGACAAAATAA